One genomic window of Phalacrocorax aristotelis chromosome 21, bGulAri2.1, whole genome shotgun sequence includes the following:
- the KCTD20 gene encoding BTB/POZ domain-containing protein KCTD20 isoform X1: MSRHSSLRKRNQLLTSRRPSMNVNCAGGTGWSRNLESSCSVENVTVAVHESEESNVVLGGHSPAAVPRTEGLDSECRHTACPVSPQISSMLSAPEDTHNSHFQDGNKRQSEYFNTQERHGCCALSSSNNSQTVAPEKVTLVVDGTRFAVNPQIFTAHPDTMLGRMFGPGREYNFTRPNEKGEYEIAEGISSAVFRTVLDYYKTGIINCPDGISIPDLRDTCDYLCINFDFNTIKCQDLSALLHELSNDGAHKQFDGYLEELILPIMVDSARKGERECHIVVLTDEDTVDWDEDHPPPMGEEYSQILYSSKLYRFFKYIENRDVAKAVLKERGLKNIRIGIEGYPTCKEKVKRRPGGRSEVIYNYVQRPFIQMSWEKEEGKSRHVDFQCVRSKSLTNLVTVGDDVSEDHEVIMHHPPQVDELDRLNAPFSQMAVNDLPD; the protein is encoded by the exons CTCTTCTCTTAGGAAACGCAACCAGCTCCTCACATCGCGGAGGCCCAGCATGAATGTTAACTGTGCTGGTGGGACAGGCTGGTCTAGAAATCTGGAGTCCAGTTGCTCTGTGGAAAACGTAACTGTAGCAGTCCATGAGTCAGAAGAAAGTAATGTGGTGCTAGGAGgtcacagccctgctgcagttCCCAGGACTGAGG GTTTAGATTCTGAATGCCGACACACTGCTTGTCCAGTAAGTCCCCAGATCAGTAGCATGTTGTCTGCTCCTGAAGACACGCACAACTCTCATTTCCAAGATGGAAATAAGAGACagtcagaatattttaataccCAGGAACGCCATGGATGCTGCGCTTTGTCATCAAGCAACAATTCACAAACAGTGGCTCCAGAGAAAGTGACGCTTGTGGTAGATGGCACTCGCTTTGCAGTGAATCCACAGATTTTCACTGCTCACCCTGATACTATGCTGGGAAG AATGTTTGGACCAGGAAGAGAATATAATTTCACCAGGCCAAATGAAAAGGGAGAATATGAAATCGCAGAAGGAATTAGCTCAGCTGTGTTCCGGACTGTGCTG GATTATTACAAAACCGGAATCATTAACTGCCCTGATGGGATTTCCATCCCAGACCTTCGAGACACATGTGATTACCTCTGCATAAACTTTGATTTCAACACCATCAAATGTCAAGATTTAA GTGCTCTGTTGCATGAGCTCTCCAATGATGGTGCTCACAAGCAGTTTGATGGCTACCTGGAGGAGCTAATTCTGCCTATAATGGTGGATAGCGCAAGGAAAGGGGAACGTGAATGCCATATTGTCGTGCTGACAGATGAAGACACCGTGGACTGGGATGAAGATCATCCGCCTCCAATGGGAGAGGAGTACTCGCAAA TCCTTTACAGTTCCAAGCTGTACAGATTCTTCAAGTACATTGAGAACCGCGATGTTGCAAAAGCTGTATTAAAGGAACGGGGCCTGAAAAATATTCGCATTGGCATTGAAG GATATCCCACCTGCAAAGAGAAGGTGAAGAGGAGGCCTGGTGGCCGGTCAGAAGTGATATACAACTATGTTCAACGGCCGTTCATCCAGATGTcatgggaaaaggaagaaggcaaAAGCCGTCATGTTGATTTCCAGTGTGTTCGGAGCAAGTCTCTAACAAACCTAGTCACTGTGGGTGATGACGTTTCAGAGGACCATGAGGTTATAATGCATCACCCCCCTCAAGTAGATGAGCTCGACAGGCTAAACGCACCATTCTCCCAAATGGCTGTTAACGATCTACCAGACTAG
- the KCTD20 gene encoding BTB/POZ domain-containing protein KCTD20 isoform X3: MSRHSSLRKRNQLLTSRRPSMNVNCAGGTGWSRNLESSCSVENVTVAVHESEESNVVLGGHSPAAVPRTEGLDSECRHTACPERHGCCALSSSNNSQTVAPEKVTLVVDGTRFAVNPQIFTAHPDTMLGRMFGPGREYNFTRPNEKGEYEIAEGISSAVFRTVLDYYKTGIINCPDGISIPDLRDTCDYLCINFDFNTIKCQDLSALLHELSNDGAHKQFDGYLEELILPIMVDSARKGERECHIVVLTDEDTVDWDEDHPPPMGEEYSQILYSSKLYRFFKYIENRDVAKAVLKERGLKNIRIGIEGYPTCKEKVKRRPGGRSEVIYNYVQRPFIQMSWEKEEGKSRHVDFQCVRSKSLTNLVTVGDDVSEDHEVIMHHPPQVDELDRLNAPFSQMAVNDLPD; this comes from the exons CTCTTCTCTTAGGAAACGCAACCAGCTCCTCACATCGCGGAGGCCCAGCATGAATGTTAACTGTGCTGGTGGGACAGGCTGGTCTAGAAATCTGGAGTCCAGTTGCTCTGTGGAAAACGTAACTGTAGCAGTCCATGAGTCAGAAGAAAGTAATGTGGTGCTAGGAGgtcacagccctgctgcagttCCCAGGACTGAGG GTTTAGATTCTGAATGCCGACACACTGCTTGTCCA GAACGCCATGGATGCTGCGCTTTGTCATCAAGCAACAATTCACAAACAGTGGCTCCAGAGAAAGTGACGCTTGTGGTAGATGGCACTCGCTTTGCAGTGAATCCACAGATTTTCACTGCTCACCCTGATACTATGCTGGGAAG AATGTTTGGACCAGGAAGAGAATATAATTTCACCAGGCCAAATGAAAAGGGAGAATATGAAATCGCAGAAGGAATTAGCTCAGCTGTGTTCCGGACTGTGCTG GATTATTACAAAACCGGAATCATTAACTGCCCTGATGGGATTTCCATCCCAGACCTTCGAGACACATGTGATTACCTCTGCATAAACTTTGATTTCAACACCATCAAATGTCAAGATTTAA GTGCTCTGTTGCATGAGCTCTCCAATGATGGTGCTCACAAGCAGTTTGATGGCTACCTGGAGGAGCTAATTCTGCCTATAATGGTGGATAGCGCAAGGAAAGGGGAACGTGAATGCCATATTGTCGTGCTGACAGATGAAGACACCGTGGACTGGGATGAAGATCATCCGCCTCCAATGGGAGAGGAGTACTCGCAAA TCCTTTACAGTTCCAAGCTGTACAGATTCTTCAAGTACATTGAGAACCGCGATGTTGCAAAAGCTGTATTAAAGGAACGGGGCCTGAAAAATATTCGCATTGGCATTGAAG GATATCCCACCTGCAAAGAGAAGGTGAAGAGGAGGCCTGGTGGCCGGTCAGAAGTGATATACAACTATGTTCAACGGCCGTTCATCCAGATGTcatgggaaaaggaagaaggcaaAAGCCGTCATGTTGATTTCCAGTGTGTTCGGAGCAAGTCTCTAACAAACCTAGTCACTGTGGGTGATGACGTTTCAGAGGACCATGAGGTTATAATGCATCACCCCCCTCAAGTAGATGAGCTCGACAGGCTAAACGCACCATTCTCCCAAATGGCTGTTAACGATCTACCAGACTAG
- the KCTD20 gene encoding BTB/POZ domain-containing protein KCTD20 isoform X5, giving the protein MQQGTKQSIRQEALSRLEQAQPGSSSLRKRNQLLTSRRPSMNVNCAGGTGWSRNLESSCSVENVTVAVHESEESNVVLGGHSPAAVPRTEGLDSECRHTACPVSPQISSMLSAPEDTHNSHFQDGNKRQSEYFNTQERHGCCALSSSNNSQTVAPEKVTLVVDGTRFAVNPQIFTAHPDTMLGRMFGPGREYNFTRPNEKGEYEIAEGISSAVFRTVLDYYKTGIINCPDGISIPDLRDTCDYLCINFDFNTIKCQDLSALLHELSNDGAHKQFDGYLEELILPIMVDSARKGERECHIVVLTDEDTVDWDEDHPPPMGEEYSQILYSSKLYRFFKYIENRDVAKAVLKERGLKNIRIGIEGYPTCKEKVKRRPGGRSEVIYNYVQRPFIQMSWEKEEGKSRHVDFQCVRSKSLTNLVTVGDDVSEDHEVIMHHPPQVDELDRLNAPFSQMAVNDLPD; this is encoded by the exons CTCTTCTCTTAGGAAACGCAACCAGCTCCTCACATCGCGGAGGCCCAGCATGAATGTTAACTGTGCTGGTGGGACAGGCTGGTCTAGAAATCTGGAGTCCAGTTGCTCTGTGGAAAACGTAACTGTAGCAGTCCATGAGTCAGAAGAAAGTAATGTGGTGCTAGGAGgtcacagccctgctgcagttCCCAGGACTGAGG GTTTAGATTCTGAATGCCGACACACTGCTTGTCCAGTAAGTCCCCAGATCAGTAGCATGTTGTCTGCTCCTGAAGACACGCACAACTCTCATTTCCAAGATGGAAATAAGAGACagtcagaatattttaataccCAGGAACGCCATGGATGCTGCGCTTTGTCATCAAGCAACAATTCACAAACAGTGGCTCCAGAGAAAGTGACGCTTGTGGTAGATGGCACTCGCTTTGCAGTGAATCCACAGATTTTCACTGCTCACCCTGATACTATGCTGGGAAG AATGTTTGGACCAGGAAGAGAATATAATTTCACCAGGCCAAATGAAAAGGGAGAATATGAAATCGCAGAAGGAATTAGCTCAGCTGTGTTCCGGACTGTGCTG GATTATTACAAAACCGGAATCATTAACTGCCCTGATGGGATTTCCATCCCAGACCTTCGAGACACATGTGATTACCTCTGCATAAACTTTGATTTCAACACCATCAAATGTCAAGATTTAA GTGCTCTGTTGCATGAGCTCTCCAATGATGGTGCTCACAAGCAGTTTGATGGCTACCTGGAGGAGCTAATTCTGCCTATAATGGTGGATAGCGCAAGGAAAGGGGAACGTGAATGCCATATTGTCGTGCTGACAGATGAAGACACCGTGGACTGGGATGAAGATCATCCGCCTCCAATGGGAGAGGAGTACTCGCAAA TCCTTTACAGTTCCAAGCTGTACAGATTCTTCAAGTACATTGAGAACCGCGATGTTGCAAAAGCTGTATTAAAGGAACGGGGCCTGAAAAATATTCGCATTGGCATTGAAG GATATCCCACCTGCAAAGAGAAGGTGAAGAGGAGGCCTGGTGGCCGGTCAGAAGTGATATACAACTATGTTCAACGGCCGTTCATCCAGATGTcatgggaaaaggaagaaggcaaAAGCCGTCATGTTGATTTCCAGTGTGTTCGGAGCAAGTCTCTAACAAACCTAGTCACTGTGGGTGATGACGTTTCAGAGGACCATGAGGTTATAATGCATCACCCCCCTCAAGTAGATGAGCTCGACAGGCTAAACGCACCATTCTCCCAAATGGCTGTTAACGATCTACCAGACTAG
- the KCTD20 gene encoding BTB/POZ domain-containing protein KCTD20 isoform X2, which produces MNVNCAGGTGWSRNLESSCSVENVTVAVHESEESNVVLGGHSPAAVPRTEGLDSECRHTACPVSPQISSMLSAPEDTHNSHFQDGNKRQSEYFNTQERHGCCALSSSNNSQTVAPEKVTLVVDGTRFAVNPQIFTAHPDTMLGRMFGPGREYNFTRPNEKGEYEIAEGISSAVFRTVLDYYKTGIINCPDGISIPDLRDTCDYLCINFDFNTIKCQDLSALLHELSNDGAHKQFDGYLEELILPIMVDSARKGERECHIVVLTDEDTVDWDEDHPPPMGEEYSQILYSSKLYRFFKYIENRDVAKAVLKERGLKNIRIGIEGYPTCKEKVKRRPGGRSEVIYNYVQRPFIQMSWEKEEGKSRHVDFQCVRSKSLTNLVTVGDDVSEDHEVIMHHPPQVDELDRLNAPFSQMAVNDLPD; this is translated from the exons ATGAATGTTAACTGTGCTGGTGGGACAGGCTGGTCTAGAAATCTGGAGTCCAGTTGCTCTGTGGAAAACGTAACTGTAGCAGTCCATGAGTCAGAAGAAAGTAATGTGGTGCTAGGAGgtcacagccctgctgcagttCCCAGGACTGAGG GTTTAGATTCTGAATGCCGACACACTGCTTGTCCAGTAAGTCCCCAGATCAGTAGCATGTTGTCTGCTCCTGAAGACACGCACAACTCTCATTTCCAAGATGGAAATAAGAGACagtcagaatattttaataccCAGGAACGCCATGGATGCTGCGCTTTGTCATCAAGCAACAATTCACAAACAGTGGCTCCAGAGAAAGTGACGCTTGTGGTAGATGGCACTCGCTTTGCAGTGAATCCACAGATTTTCACTGCTCACCCTGATACTATGCTGGGAAG AATGTTTGGACCAGGAAGAGAATATAATTTCACCAGGCCAAATGAAAAGGGAGAATATGAAATCGCAGAAGGAATTAGCTCAGCTGTGTTCCGGACTGTGCTG GATTATTACAAAACCGGAATCATTAACTGCCCTGATGGGATTTCCATCCCAGACCTTCGAGACACATGTGATTACCTCTGCATAAACTTTGATTTCAACACCATCAAATGTCAAGATTTAA GTGCTCTGTTGCATGAGCTCTCCAATGATGGTGCTCACAAGCAGTTTGATGGCTACCTGGAGGAGCTAATTCTGCCTATAATGGTGGATAGCGCAAGGAAAGGGGAACGTGAATGCCATATTGTCGTGCTGACAGATGAAGACACCGTGGACTGGGATGAAGATCATCCGCCTCCAATGGGAGAGGAGTACTCGCAAA TCCTTTACAGTTCCAAGCTGTACAGATTCTTCAAGTACATTGAGAACCGCGATGTTGCAAAAGCTGTATTAAAGGAACGGGGCCTGAAAAATATTCGCATTGGCATTGAAG GATATCCCACCTGCAAAGAGAAGGTGAAGAGGAGGCCTGGTGGCCGGTCAGAAGTGATATACAACTATGTTCAACGGCCGTTCATCCAGATGTcatgggaaaaggaagaaggcaaAAGCCGTCATGTTGATTTCCAGTGTGTTCGGAGCAAGTCTCTAACAAACCTAGTCACTGTGGGTGATGACGTTTCAGAGGACCATGAGGTTATAATGCATCACCCCCCTCAAGTAGATGAGCTCGACAGGCTAAACGCACCATTCTCCCAAATGGCTGTTAACGATCTACCAGACTAG
- the KCTD20 gene encoding BTB/POZ domain-containing protein KCTD20 isoform X4 — MNVNCAGGTGWSRNLESSCSVENVTVAVHESEESNVVLGGHSPAAVPRTEGLDSECRHTACPERHGCCALSSSNNSQTVAPEKVTLVVDGTRFAVNPQIFTAHPDTMLGRMFGPGREYNFTRPNEKGEYEIAEGISSAVFRTVLDYYKTGIINCPDGISIPDLRDTCDYLCINFDFNTIKCQDLSALLHELSNDGAHKQFDGYLEELILPIMVDSARKGERECHIVVLTDEDTVDWDEDHPPPMGEEYSQILYSSKLYRFFKYIENRDVAKAVLKERGLKNIRIGIEGYPTCKEKVKRRPGGRSEVIYNYVQRPFIQMSWEKEEGKSRHVDFQCVRSKSLTNLVTVGDDVSEDHEVIMHHPPQVDELDRLNAPFSQMAVNDLPD; from the exons ATGAATGTTAACTGTGCTGGTGGGACAGGCTGGTCTAGAAATCTGGAGTCCAGTTGCTCTGTGGAAAACGTAACTGTAGCAGTCCATGAGTCAGAAGAAAGTAATGTGGTGCTAGGAGgtcacagccctgctgcagttCCCAGGACTGAGG GTTTAGATTCTGAATGCCGACACACTGCTTGTCCA GAACGCCATGGATGCTGCGCTTTGTCATCAAGCAACAATTCACAAACAGTGGCTCCAGAGAAAGTGACGCTTGTGGTAGATGGCACTCGCTTTGCAGTGAATCCACAGATTTTCACTGCTCACCCTGATACTATGCTGGGAAG AATGTTTGGACCAGGAAGAGAATATAATTTCACCAGGCCAAATGAAAAGGGAGAATATGAAATCGCAGAAGGAATTAGCTCAGCTGTGTTCCGGACTGTGCTG GATTATTACAAAACCGGAATCATTAACTGCCCTGATGGGATTTCCATCCCAGACCTTCGAGACACATGTGATTACCTCTGCATAAACTTTGATTTCAACACCATCAAATGTCAAGATTTAA GTGCTCTGTTGCATGAGCTCTCCAATGATGGTGCTCACAAGCAGTTTGATGGCTACCTGGAGGAGCTAATTCTGCCTATAATGGTGGATAGCGCAAGGAAAGGGGAACGTGAATGCCATATTGTCGTGCTGACAGATGAAGACACCGTGGACTGGGATGAAGATCATCCGCCTCCAATGGGAGAGGAGTACTCGCAAA TCCTTTACAGTTCCAAGCTGTACAGATTCTTCAAGTACATTGAGAACCGCGATGTTGCAAAAGCTGTATTAAAGGAACGGGGCCTGAAAAATATTCGCATTGGCATTGAAG GATATCCCACCTGCAAAGAGAAGGTGAAGAGGAGGCCTGGTGGCCGGTCAGAAGTGATATACAACTATGTTCAACGGCCGTTCATCCAGATGTcatgggaaaaggaagaaggcaaAAGCCGTCATGTTGATTTCCAGTGTGTTCGGAGCAAGTCTCTAACAAACCTAGTCACTGTGGGTGATGACGTTTCAGAGGACCATGAGGTTATAATGCATCACCCCCCTCAAGTAGATGAGCTCGACAGGCTAAACGCACCATTCTCCCAAATGGCTGTTAACGATCTACCAGACTAG